A window of Castanea sativa cultivar Marrone di Chiusa Pesio chromosome 1, ASM4071231v1 contains these coding sequences:
- the LOC142616640 gene encoding transcription factor bHLH95-like, translating into MCVVVVVKKCYTKAGLDNSSYNSSVMEEEKEVLVGQKRNRRSGKAEGGGGGGGESMHETRIRTERQRRKKMSNMFSSLHALLPQLPDKVDKSTIVNEAVKYIKTLEHTLQTLQKQRIEKLQNGMIVEYEAPLMITSQAEQLKLKEEFLANKESSKNFSMSAKTCQSLLIPPCFQIWSSPNVVLNLCGSDDAQISVCSLRKPGLLATIFKILEKHNLDVVSAHISSDNCRSLYMIHAHAGGASDEYSEAFSVEEMFKLAVGEMNLWLLSR; encoded by the exons ATGTGTGTTGTGGTAGTGGTCAAGAAATGTTACACAAAAGCCGGCCTAGATAATTCAAGCTATAATTCTAGTGTGATGGAAGAAGAGAAGGAAGTATTGGTGGGTCAGAAGCGAAATAGAAGAAGTGGAAAGGCtgaaggtggtggtggtggtggtggtgaatcGATGCATGAGACACGCATAAGGACGGAGAGACAAAGGAGGAAAAAGATGAGTAACATGTTCTCTAGTCTTCATGCTTTGCTTCCTCAACTTCCTGACAAG GTAGACAAGTCCACCATTGTTAATGAGGCAGTGAAATATATCAAGACCCTTGAACACACTCTCCAAACATTGCAAAAGCAAAGGATTGAAAAGCTCCAAAATGGAATGATAGTTGAATATGAGGCACCATTAATGATTACATCACAAGCAGAACAACTCAAATTAAAGGAAGAATTTTTAGCTAACAAGGAATCATCAAAGAACTTCTCAATGTCAGCAAAAACCTGTCAATCACTTCTGATTCCTCCTTGCTTTCAGATATGGTCTTCACCAAATGTTGTGTTGAATTTGTGTGGATCAGATGATGCTCAAATCAGTGTTTGTTCCCTGAGAAAGCCAGGGCTATTGGCCACCATCTTTAAAATACTAGAGAAGCATAATTTGGACGTGGTGTCTGCTCACATTTCCTCGGATAATTGTCGTAGTCTGTACATGATCCATGCCCAC GCTGGTGGAGCTTCTGATGAATATTCAGAGGCATTCTCGGTGGAGGAAATGTTCAAACTTGCAGTAGGCGAAATGAACCTGTGGCTCTTGTCACGTTGA